One genomic segment of Carassius auratus strain Wakin chromosome 29, ASM336829v1, whole genome shotgun sequence includes these proteins:
- the LOC113048552 gene encoding metalloproteinase inhibitor 3, protein MKSCVVLAFLLFSLFCLMYQASDACSCAPFHPQDAYCHSDIVIRAKIVGKKLLNDDRFGTLRYTVKQMKMYKGFEKMQHVQYVYTHNFESMCGVKFDINKYQYLITGRVHDGKLYTGLCNFNERWERLSLAQKKGMNHRYQLGCDCRIKPCYSVPCFITSKNECLWTDMLSPHFSYPGHQWRHYACVQQKEGYCSWYRGTSARDKLLINTTDP, encoded by the exons ATGAAGTCTTGTGTTGTGCTCGCGTTCCTCctgttctctctcttctgtctgaTGTACCAGGCGTCAGACGCGTGCTCGTGCGCGCCGTTTCATCCACAGGACGCGTACTGTCACTCCGACATCG tgatcAGAGCTAAAATCGTGGGGAAGAAGCTGCTGAATGATGATCGGTTCGGCACTCTGCGCTACACGGTCAAACAGATGAAG atgtACAAGGGCTTCGAGAAGATGCAGCACGTGCAGTACGTCTACACACACAACTTCGAGAGCATGTGTGGAGTCAAGTTTGACATCAACAAATACCAGTATCTGATCACAG gccgGGTCCACGACGGGAAGCTGTACACGGGGCTGTGTAACTTTAACGAGCGATGGGAGCGTCTGTCTCTGGCGCAGAAGAAGGGCATGAACCACCGCTATCAGCTGGGCTGTGACTGCAGG ATCAAGCCGTGCTACTCCGTGCCCTGCTTCATCACGTCTAAGAACGAGTGTCTGTGGACAGACATGCTGTCTCCACACTTCAGTTACCCGGGTCATCAGTGGCGTCACTACGCCTGCGTCCAGCAGAAAGAGGGCTACTGCAGCTGGTACAGAGGAACGAGCGCTCGCGACAAGCTCCTCATCAACACCACAGACCCGTGA